A single Henriciella sp. AS95 DNA region contains:
- a CDS encoding Lrp/AsnC family transcriptional regulator yields MPQTLDAIDAKILDLIQKDAALSVAEIADRVGLSSSPCWRRIKRMEEAGIIQGRVTLLDRDTLGLGFEVVASVKLALPSKENLDRFERLVGKWPEVLECMTVTGAVDYVMRITTTDMHSYDSFLRDQLLGSGLVSDVQSRIVINVAKRTTALPLGLISDYVPAG; encoded by the coding sequence TTGCCCCAAACACTTGACGCGATCGACGCCAAAATTCTTGACCTGATTCAGAAGGATGCCGCACTTTCGGTTGCCGAAATTGCCGACCGCGTGGGACTTTCTTCCTCGCCGTGCTGGCGCCGCATAAAGCGCATGGAAGAAGCCGGCATCATCCAGGGCCGTGTTACCTTGCTTGATCGCGATACGCTGGGGCTGGGCTTCGAGGTTGTCGCCAGCGTCAAGCTCGCCTTGCCGAGCAAGGAAAATCTCGACCGTTTCGAACGCCTTGTCGGCAAGTGGCCGGAAGTCCTTGAGTGCATGACGGTCACAGGTGCAGTCGACTATGTCATGCGGATTACGACGACGGACATGCATTCATACGACTCCTTCCTCAGAGACCAACTCCTCGGATCGGGTCTTGTTTCCGACGTTCAGTCCCGTATCGTTATCAACGTCGCCAAACGCACCACCGCCCTGCCGCTCGGCCTGATCAGCGATTACGTCCCGGCGGGCTAA
- a CDS encoding serine hydrolase domain-containing protein — protein MKTLSLVLCALFLTIQSAVAQDVDQEWLQSAVDDVRSEFDLIALGASVARLDQPAVTAVSGHTRKGSDEAVDPGDAWHIGSNTKALTALLYARLVEGGDAQWGVSVTDLFKDQIDTIDPAWNNVTIEDVFAHRAGVGQLGPTWLISRHADSRPVTEQRLETVEKLLASPPKKPVGEFEYSNLNYIVAGTAIELMTGESWEDAMKARVFDVPGSEWSEGWGFGPPQDGLQGTKRNLFGLKQAAGTGPGADNPAALGPAGTAHAPLESHARLLLEFINPESDLVTKDMREHLFQPWPDETADYAMGWGVMRGDDGNVSYGHAGSNTMWLSRALILPGLDAAIVVNTNEFNDDSKAATDAVLQRIRLELAAD, from the coding sequence ATGAAGACTTTGAGCCTTGTTCTATGCGCACTCTTTCTGACGATTCAGTCTGCGGTCGCGCAGGATGTTGATCAGGAATGGCTGCAATCAGCTGTCGATGACGTCCGTTCGGAGTTCGATCTGATCGCGCTCGGCGCTTCGGTTGCGCGTCTTGATCAACCGGCCGTCACCGCTGTGTCTGGTCACACCCGGAAAGGCAGCGACGAAGCCGTCGACCCTGGTGATGCCTGGCATATCGGGTCCAACACCAAGGCATTGACCGCATTGCTCTACGCCCGGCTGGTCGAGGGTGGCGACGCGCAATGGGGCGTGAGCGTGACGGACCTCTTCAAAGACCAGATCGACACGATCGACCCAGCCTGGAACAATGTCACCATTGAAGACGTGTTCGCGCACCGGGCCGGCGTCGGCCAGCTGGGCCCTACCTGGCTCATCTCACGGCATGCCGATTCAAGACCCGTGACCGAGCAAAGGTTGGAGACGGTCGAGAAGCTGCTCGCCTCACCGCCCAAAAAGCCGGTTGGCGAGTTCGAATACAGCAATCTCAACTACATTGTGGCCGGCACAGCCATAGAGCTCATGACCGGCGAGAGCTGGGAAGACGCCATGAAGGCGCGTGTCTTTGACGTTCCCGGATCTGAGTGGTCAGAAGGATGGGGCTTTGGCCCGCCTCAGGACGGGTTGCAGGGCACCAAACGCAATCTGTTCGGCTTAAAACAAGCCGCCGGAACCGGGCCAGGCGCCGACAACCCAGCCGCCCTCGGCCCTGCCGGTACGGCTCATGCGCCACTGGAAAGCCATGCGCGCCTGCTGCTGGAATTCATCAATCCTGAAAGCGACCTCGTCACGAAAGACATGCGCGAGCATCTCTTCCAGCCATGGCCAGACGAGACTGCAGACTATGCCATGGGTTGGGGCGTTATGCGCGGCGATGATGGCAACGTTTCCTACGGACATGCAGGCTCGAATACGATGTGGCTTTCGCGGGCACTTATTCTTCCCGGACTGGACGCAGCCATTGTCGTGAACACGAATGAATTTAACGATGACAGCAAAGCGGCGACCGATGCGGTCCTTCAACGCATTCGTCTTGAACTGGCCGCGGATTAA
- a CDS encoding thiolase family protein — translation MAQDPIVIVGMSRTPMGGLLGDLSGLSANELGALAVKAAADEAKLGADEVNEIIMGNCLPAGQGQAPARQAAIKAGLDKGTEATTINKMCGSGLQATVMGANAIAAGNANVIVVGGMESMTNAPHLVDLRKGHKYGATSMKDHMATDGLEDAYAGGPMGNFADMIAREYQFTREQQDAYALETLDRAKKATEAGKFKREITPVTMKTRKGDVTVDTDELPRTARPDKIPTLRPAFNKDGTVTAANASAISDGAAALVLMTQSEAEKRGLKPIAKIVSSSSHAHEPEYFTTAPVPAMKKALEKAGWTKDDVELWEINEAFAVVPMIAMKELGISHDIVNVHGGACAMGHPIGASGARILVTLLAAMEDRDAKKGVASLCIGGGEGIAMCVERA, via the coding sequence ATGGCTCAGGACCCCATCGTAATTGTAGGTATGTCACGCACCCCAATGGGTGGACTGCTGGGGGACCTTTCCGGCCTCTCTGCCAATGAACTCGGCGCGCTCGCCGTAAAAGCGGCCGCAGACGAAGCCAAGCTCGGCGCCGACGAAGTCAACGAAATCATCATGGGCAACTGCCTCCCGGCCGGCCAGGGCCAGGCGCCGGCGCGTCAGGCGGCGATCAAGGCCGGTCTCGACAAGGGCACCGAAGCGACCACGATCAACAAGATGTGCGGCTCCGGCTTGCAGGCAACCGTGATGGGCGCCAATGCGATCGCTGCAGGCAATGCAAATGTCATCGTCGTCGGCGGTATGGAATCCATGACCAATGCGCCGCACCTTGTCGATCTGCGCAAGGGCCACAAATATGGCGCCACCAGCATGAAGGACCACATGGCGACGGATGGCCTTGAAGATGCCTATGCAGGCGGGCCGATGGGTAACTTCGCTGACATGATCGCGCGCGAATACCAGTTCACGCGTGAACAGCAGGATGCCTACGCCCTCGAAACGCTGGACCGCGCGAAGAAGGCGACCGAAGCTGGCAAATTCAAGCGCGAGATCACGCCGGTCACGATGAAGACCCGCAAGGGTGATGTCACCGTCGACACCGACGAGCTTCCTCGCACGGCCCGCCCGGACAAGATCCCGACGCTGCGCCCAGCCTTCAACAAGGACGGTACGGTCACGGCCGCGAACGCGTCTGCGATTTCTGACGGTGCTGCAGCGCTCGTCCTGATGACCCAGTCCGAAGCCGAAAAGCGCGGCCTCAAGCCGATCGCGAAGATCGTTTCGTCTTCAAGCCATGCGCATGAGCCGGAATACTTCACGACTGCGCCGGTTCCCGCGATGAAGAAGGCCCTCGAAAAAGCGGGCTGGACCAAGGACGACGTTGAACTCTGGGAGATCAACGAAGCCTTTGCCGTTGTTCCGATGATCGCGATGAAAGAGCTCGGCATTTCACATGATATCGTGAACGTGCACGGCGGCGCCTGCGCCATGGGCCACCCGATTGGGGCCTCCGGGGCGCGTATTCTCGTGACGCTGCTGGCAGCCATGGAAGACCGCGATGCGAAGAAGGGCGTTGCGTCGCTCTGCATCGGCGGCGGCGAAGGAATCGCCATGTGCGTTGAGCGCGCCTAG
- a CDS encoding zinc-binding dehydrogenase, which produces MSNSIPDTALQLRSEVKSSGELELSLAEVSVPTPGENDILIRIAATPINPSDLGLLVGAADLSTATQSGTADRPVITAKIPEQAMRAMKARVGQSLPVGNEGAGTVVAAGSSDAAQALMGKLVTGLGGEFYGEYRMLNVAQVMELPNGASARDGASCFVNPLTALSFPETMRMEGHEGLVHTAAASNLGQMLNKICIADGVPLVNIVRKPEQEKILRDLGAKYIVNSSSDSFMKDLIAALAETKATLGFDAIGGGPLAGQILTAMEAAANMGAEYSRYGSAKPKHVYIYGRLDMSPTTIPPGVGMAWSTGGYLLTYFLQKIGAEGRAKLRKRVMDELKTTFASHYTDEISLKDALNVETLKSYNAKRTGEKFLINPSF; this is translated from the coding sequence ATGTCGAACTCAATTCCGGACACCGCGCTACAGCTGCGGTCCGAAGTCAAATCCTCTGGCGAGCTGGAGCTCTCGCTCGCCGAGGTTTCCGTTCCGACGCCCGGCGAAAACGACATCCTCATTCGTATCGCAGCCACCCCTATCAACCCGTCAGACCTCGGCCTGCTGGTCGGGGCCGCTGACCTGTCGACGGCAACCCAGTCCGGCACGGCGGATCGCCCCGTGATAACGGCGAAGATACCTGAGCAAGCCATGCGGGCGATGAAAGCGCGTGTCGGCCAATCCCTTCCTGTTGGCAATGAAGGCGCTGGTACGGTCGTTGCCGCGGGCTCGTCGGATGCAGCGCAAGCCCTGATGGGCAAGCTGGTGACAGGCCTCGGCGGTGAGTTCTACGGCGAGTACCGGATGCTAAACGTGGCGCAAGTCATGGAATTGCCAAACGGCGCGAGCGCCCGCGATGGCGCGTCGTGTTTCGTGAACCCGCTGACCGCTCTCTCCTTTCCCGAAACGATGCGCATGGAAGGCCATGAAGGCCTCGTTCATACCGCCGCCGCATCGAACCTTGGCCAGATGCTCAACAAGATCTGCATCGCTGATGGCGTGCCGCTGGTGAACATCGTCCGCAAACCGGAACAGGAAAAGATCCTGCGCGATCTCGGCGCGAAATACATCGTCAACTCCAGCAGCGACAGCTTTATGAAAGACCTGATTGCGGCCCTCGCAGAGACGAAGGCGACACTCGGCTTTGACGCTATTGGTGGCGGACCGCTCGCTGGCCAGATTCTCACGGCGATGGAGGCCGCGGCGAATATGGGCGCGGAATATAGCCGATATGGCTCAGCCAAGCCCAAGCATGTCTACATCTATGGCCGCCTCGACATGAGCCCGACCACCATACCGCCTGGCGTCGGCATGGCCTGGAGCACAGGCGGCTACCTTCTGACCTACTTCCTGCAGAAGATCGGTGCCGAAGGCCGCGCCAAACTGCGCAAGCGCGTCATGGATGAGCTGAAAACCACTTTCGCCAGCCACTACACCGATGAAATCTCGCTGAAGGACGCGCTAAACGTCGAGACGCTGAAGTCGTACAACGCCAAACGCACAGGCGAGAAGTTCCTGATCAACCCGTCGTTCTAG
- a CDS encoding carboxylesterase family protein encodes MLRSKLKTWLTASVIAAGASLTPAFAQDTGIPDATPIVTTEHGDVQGLVDRGIEEYLGLRYGKAPIGELRFMPPQKPDDWDGIYDATDLGAPAMQMYSASGPRTSDWSRQMQTIFPTYTEAKIDNEDALFLNVWTPAADDKKRPVMVWFHGGGYAYGSGGWPAYDGRNLAEKGDVVVVTVNHRLNVFGYLYLGDKFGEDYAASGNLGNLDLVASLEWVRDNIEAFGGDPDNVTIMGESGGGSKVSHLLATPAADGLFHKAIIQSGPAVTSGKKEEAAEFTDKLLTATGIETVEDLRAIPAEELLEAGRSIGGMRFGPIVDDVVLPSNPFIPAGPEQSKDIPILIGSNKDEMTIFMAAQPWFGVLDDEDLDKMAPSFGPQGPALVEYYRGELPDETPTYIAIRAQTARFMQGTHILAAQKARQGGAPVYVYWLTYETDTNGGILKSPHTLDIPFMFDNVEESRVLVGSGEGPVAMGEMMSDAWISFAKTGTPSSDLLPEWQPYQPDTQMVMELNVEPKMIAKPEAGAREILGAGR; translated from the coding sequence ATGCTGAGGTCAAAGCTCAAAACATGGCTCACGGCCAGCGTGATTGCGGCCGGTGCGTCGCTCACGCCTGCTTTCGCGCAGGACACCGGCATCCCGGATGCCACGCCGATTGTGACGACTGAGCACGGCGATGTACAAGGACTCGTCGATCGTGGCATCGAGGAATATCTCGGCCTGCGCTATGGCAAGGCACCCATTGGCGAGCTGCGTTTCATGCCGCCGCAGAAGCCCGATGACTGGGACGGCATCTATGACGCCACCGATCTCGGCGCGCCAGCTATGCAGATGTACAGCGCGAGTGGGCCGCGTACCTCTGACTGGTCACGTCAGATGCAGACGATTTTCCCGACCTACACCGAAGCCAAGATCGACAATGAAGACGCGCTGTTTCTGAATGTCTGGACGCCCGCTGCCGACGACAAGAAACGGCCTGTCATGGTCTGGTTTCATGGCGGCGGATACGCTTACGGCTCTGGTGGCTGGCCGGCCTATGATGGACGAAACCTTGCCGAAAAGGGCGATGTCGTCGTTGTGACGGTGAATCACCGTCTCAACGTGTTCGGCTATCTCTATCTCGGCGACAAGTTCGGTGAGGATTATGCAGCCTCTGGCAACCTCGGAAATCTGGACCTCGTCGCGTCGCTTGAATGGGTGCGCGACAATATCGAGGCGTTTGGTGGCGACCCCGACAATGTCACGATCATGGGCGAGTCCGGCGGCGGCTCGAAGGTCTCGCACCTGCTGGCCACGCCGGCTGCGGACGGTCTCTTCCACAAGGCCATCATCCAGTCTGGCCCCGCTGTGACGTCAGGCAAGAAAGAGGAGGCGGCCGAGTTTACCGACAAACTGCTGACGGCCACGGGCATCGAGACCGTTGAAGACCTCCGTGCCATACCGGCTGAAGAGCTTCTTGAAGCCGGTCGCAGCATCGGCGGTATGCGGTTCGGACCGATCGTTGATGATGTCGTCCTGCCGAGCAATCCGTTCATTCCTGCAGGTCCCGAGCAGTCGAAGGATATTCCTATCCTGATCGGCTCCAACAAGGACGAAATGACGATCTTCATGGCCGCCCAGCCCTGGTTCGGTGTGCTTGATGATGAAGATCTCGACAAGATGGCGCCCAGTTTTGGTCCGCAAGGACCGGCTCTGGTCGAGTATTACCGCGGAGAGCTGCCTGATGAGACGCCAACCTATATCGCGATCCGCGCCCAGACCGCTCGCTTCATGCAGGGCACGCATATCCTCGCGGCGCAGAAAGCCCGGCAGGGTGGTGCGCCGGTCTATGTGTACTGGCTGACCTATGAGACCGACACCAATGGCGGCATCCTGAAAAGCCCGCACACGCTCGATATTCCGTTCATGTTCGACAATGTCGAGGAGTCTCGCGTGCTGGTTGGCTCAGGAGAAGGTCCTGTGGCGATGGGCGAGATGATGTCCGATGCCTGGATCAGCTTTGCGAAGACAGGCACGCCATCGTCGGACCTCCTGCCAGAGTGGCAGCCTTACCAGCCGGATACGCAAATGGTGATGGAGTTGAATGTCGAGCCGAAGATGATCGCCAAACCGGAAGCTGGCGCCCGCGAGATTTTAGGCGCAGGCCGCTAA
- a CDS encoding glutathione peroxidase, whose translation MLRPALFAIFALTACSGAAQSADDGEANASTSEISETDQMTANVHDVAFKSIDGKDMPLADFEGEVLLVVNTASKCGYTPQYEGLQALHDRFEQQGFTVVGAPSNDFGGQEPGTEEEIKTFCEINFGVDFPLTSKVHAIGPEQHEFWQVAKTGLGEAAEPKWNFHKVLVSKSGDVLKAYPSSVKPGDEILVADIENALAN comes from the coding sequence ATGCTTCGACCAGCCCTATTTGCCATATTTGCCCTGACGGCCTGTTCCGGCGCCGCCCAGAGCGCAGACGATGGCGAAGCAAACGCCTCCACATCAGAGATCAGCGAGACCGATCAGATGACCGCCAATGTTCACGATGTCGCTTTCAAGTCCATCGACGGCAAAGACATGCCGCTAGCCGATTTTGAAGGAGAGGTCCTCCTGGTGGTGAACACCGCCTCCAAGTGCGGCTACACCCCTCAATATGAAGGGCTGCAGGCCCTGCATGACCGGTTTGAGCAGCAGGGCTTCACGGTTGTTGGCGCGCCCTCGAACGATTTTGGCGGTCAGGAGCCTGGCACCGAAGAAGAGATCAAGACGTTCTGCGAGATCAATTTCGGGGTTGATTTCCCGCTGACATCAAAGGTGCATGCGATCGGGCCCGAACAGCATGAATTCTGGCAGGTTGCCAAGACGGGGCTCGGCGAAGCTGCCGAGCCGAAATGGAATTTTCACAAGGTTCTCGTCAGCAAGTCTGGCGATGTTCTCAAGGCCTATCCGTCATCTGTGAAACCGGGCGATGAAATCCTGGTGGCGGACATCGAGAACGCGCTAGCCAACTAG
- a CDS encoding DUF1801 domain-containing protein encodes MPMPNAVQSYFDDLEGPMKPIAIRLAQAIIAQHPGLKATLAWNYPCWFGHERIFSVIAHSRHCNLQLWSGARLAKDYIGRIEGSGKMLRHVKVRSPSDIDDELLDIIDRAVQLDEVDPARVR; translated from the coding sequence ATGCCAATGCCAAACGCCGTTCAATCGTATTTCGACGACCTCGAAGGACCCATGAAACCCATTGCGATCCGGTTGGCTCAGGCGATCATTGCTCAGCATCCGGGCCTTAAAGCAACACTGGCCTGGAACTATCCGTGCTGGTTCGGTCATGAGCGCATATTCTCGGTCATCGCCCATTCGCGTCATTGCAACCTGCAGTTATGGTCGGGCGCGCGTCTTGCGAAGGATTATATCGGCCGGATCGAAGGAAGCGGGAAGATGCTGCGCCATGTGAAAGTGCGCTCGCCGAGCGATATTGACGATGAGCTTCTCGATATTATCGACCGCGCCGTTCAACTCGATGAGGTGGATCCGGCGCGGGTCAGATAG
- a CDS encoding M13 family metallopeptidase: MRSLFLSGSALAVLAACTTTTVPDQTETVAVVEPPADTREVVTVSRDDWGEFGLDLVSMKPDVDPGDDFFSYANGTWYDDFEIPADRTSYSSFTLLREKSEQRVRFIIDDLAEAQPDPSTLEGKIAAYYNAYLDTDSIEAKGMAPAQPYLDKIASLETRDDLAKLFATPGFDSPVTGWVDVDSKDTDSYIFYITQAGLGLPDRDQYLEDSEKNLEYREAYKAYLTLLLGEAGYPEPAQWAEAVFDLETKIAKAHWDRTVSRNRNLTYNKLSKAELVALEPDFPMQTILETLGIDDEAAYVVRQLSPTPQEVSDYGLTEEQLADISGGGIVGLLDLMANEPIETWKAYSAAHFLSNRSDVLPAKIDEASFALYGKLLNGQEEQRERWKRGVQSVEGALGEGVGKVYAERYFPPENKAAMDELVGNLRKAMADNLHEITWMSEDTKPEAYAKLDKFTPKIGYTEKFETYDDLTVGDDAFENDMEANRWAFEDMMSNLGGPIDKTEWFMLPQTVNAYYSPNRNEIVFPAAILQPPFFNISADPAINYGAIGGVIGHEMGHGFDDQGAKSDGDGVLRNWWTPEDEAAFKALTDALVGQYNQYCPIDEGETCVNGRLTLGENIGDLGGLSMAYKAYKMSLDENGDGEISADEEAPVLGGMTGDQRFFMSWAQVWRTKYRDDALRQRILTDPHSPPVYRVNGVVRNLDEWYDAFNVTPEDELYLPPEERIRIW, from the coding sequence ATGCGATCACTATTCCTGAGCGGCTCGGCTTTGGCTGTGCTGGCGGCTTGCACCACCACGACGGTGCCTGACCAGACAGAGACTGTTGCGGTGGTTGAGCCACCAGCCGATACGAGGGAAGTGGTCACAGTTTCCAGGGATGACTGGGGCGAGTTTGGGCTCGATCTGGTCTCGATGAAGCCTGATGTCGACCCGGGCGACGATTTCTTCTCTTATGCCAATGGCACCTGGTACGACGACTTCGAAATCCCGGCCGACCGGACGAGCTACAGCTCTTTCACGCTGCTGCGTGAGAAGTCCGAACAGCGCGTACGCTTTATCATTGATGATCTCGCCGAAGCGCAGCCTGATCCGAGCACGCTGGAAGGCAAAATCGCTGCTTATTACAATGCCTATCTCGATACCGATTCCATTGAAGCGAAGGGCATGGCGCCCGCGCAGCCTTATCTGGACAAGATCGCCAGCTTGGAGACACGCGATGATCTGGCCAAGCTGTTCGCGACGCCTGGCTTCGACTCCCCTGTCACCGGTTGGGTCGACGTCGATTCCAAAGACACTGACAGCTACATCTTCTACATCACGCAAGCGGGACTTGGCCTGCCGGACCGCGACCAGTACCTGGAAGATAGCGAGAAAAATCTCGAATATCGCGAGGCCTATAAGGCCTATCTGACGCTTCTTCTCGGCGAAGCAGGTTATCCGGAGCCAGCGCAATGGGCCGAAGCCGTCTTCGACCTGGAAACGAAGATCGCCAAAGCCCACTGGGACCGCACGGTCAGCCGCAACCGCAACCTGACTTACAACAAGCTTTCCAAGGCTGAGTTGGTGGCGCTGGAGCCGGACTTCCCGATGCAAACCATTCTGGAGACGCTCGGCATTGATGATGAAGCGGCATACGTCGTGCGCCAGCTCTCGCCAACGCCACAGGAAGTGTCCGATTACGGCCTGACCGAAGAACAACTCGCGGATATTTCCGGCGGCGGCATTGTCGGCCTGCTCGACCTGATGGCGAATGAGCCAATCGAAACCTGGAAAGCCTATTCGGCGGCCCACTTTCTGTCGAACCGCTCCGACGTGTTGCCGGCGAAGATCGACGAGGCAAGCTTTGCGCTCTACGGCAAGCTGCTGAACGGTCAGGAAGAACAGCGCGAGCGCTGGAAGCGCGGCGTGCAATCGGTCGAAGGCGCGCTCGGCGAGGGCGTCGGCAAGGTGTACGCTGAGCGCTACTTCCCACCTGAAAACAAGGCTGCGATGGACGAGCTGGTCGGCAATCTCAGAAAGGCGATGGCTGACAACCTCCATGAGATCACATGGATGAGCGAAGACACCAAACCGGAAGCCTATGCCAAGCTTGACAAGTTCACGCCGAAGATCGGCTACACCGAGAAGTTCGAGACCTATGACGACCTGACTGTCGGTGATGATGCATTCGAGAATGACATGGAGGCCAATCGCTGGGCGTTTGAGGACATGATGTCCAACCTTGGCGGGCCGATCGACAAGACCGAATGGTTCATGCTGCCGCAGACGGTCAATGCCTACTACTCGCCGAACCGCAACGAGATTGTTTTTCCGGCCGCCATCCTGCAGCCGCCTTTCTTCAACATCTCGGCTGACCCCGCGATCAATTACGGCGCCATTGGCGGCGTGATTGGCCATGAGATGGGCCACGGCTTTGACGATCAGGGCGCAAAATCCGATGGCGACGGCGTGCTTCGCAACTGGTGGACGCCGGAAGATGAGGCTGCGTTCAAGGCGCTAACCGACGCGCTTGTCGGTCAGTACAATCAGTACTGCCCGATCGATGAGGGGGAGACCTGCGTGAACGGACGCCTGACCCTTGGCGAAAACATCGGTGACCTTGGTGGCCTGTCGATGGCTTACAAGGCGTACAAGATGAGCCTCGACGAAAATGGCGACGGCGAAATCAGCGCCGACGAGGAAGCGCCCGTGCTGGGCGGGATGACCGGTGACCAGCGTTTCTTCATGTCCTGGGCGCAGGTCTGGCGGACGAAATACCGCGACGATGCTCTTCGCCAGCGTATACTGACGGACCCGCATTCGCCGCCGGTTTATCGCGTAAACGGCGTCGTCCGCAACCTGGACGAGTGGTATGACGCATTTAACGTCACTCCAGAGGATGAACTTTATCTTCCGCCTGAAGAACGTATCCGCATCTGGTAG